TGACGACAGCAAGCAATCACATAAAAATGCCTGCATTTGCAACGCCCAAACTGATGCACAACAGCTCAGACAATCATGTCATCAGTCTGTCTAATCTATGCCGTTGGCTCGGACAAAAAGCAGAAGAGCTAGAGATTGAAGTCTATCCTGGCTTTGCGGCCGCGAGTATCAATTATGATCAATCTGGAGCGGTGACCGGCATCAACACATCAGATATGGGGCTGGATAAAGCCGGTGAGCAAAAGCCCACCTTCGAGGCAGGCATTGAGTTAAAAGCCAAATATACCGTCTTTGCTGAGGGCGCACGTGGCCATCTCGGTAAACAATTGATCGACAAATTCAATCTAAATGAAGGTCGCCAGCCACAACACTATGCACTTGGATTGAAAGAAATCTGGCAGCTGCCCGAAGACAGCGCAATCCATCAAGCAGGCAGTGTCCTCCACGGTGCTGGCTGGCCTCTAAACGAATCAGATTCTAGTGGCGGCAGTTTCCTTTACCATCTAGAAAATCATCAAGTTGTTGTCGGGCTGATCATTGATTTGAACTATTCGAACCCTTACCTCAGCCCATTTGATGAGTTTCAACGTTTTAAGCACCACCCTGCGATTAAACAATATCTCGAAGACGGTGAACGGATTTCCTATGGCGCTAGAGCTATCGCTAAAGGCGGCTTTGACTCATTACCTAAACAGCAGTTCCCGGGCGGGCTGTTGATTGGGTGTGACGCAGGCACGCTAAATTCAGGAAAAATTAAAGGCAGTCACACTGCAATGAAATCAGGTATGCTTGCCGCAGAAGCCATATTCTCGGCCCTTGAGGCAAGTGAGACCCAGCAGGAACCAGATTACCAGAGTCTGTTCGAATCATCATGGCTCTATGAGGAACTGAAACAAAGCCGCAATTTTGCGTCTTCAATCCATAAATACGGTGCCGTGCTAGGAGGTGCACTCGCAACGTTCGAACAAAATATCTGGCAGCCTCTGTTTAACAAGGGGGTACCATGGACGATATCAGACCCGAAGGCTGATCACCTTTCCATGAAGGAAATCTCGCAATGCAACGCGATTGATTACCCTAAGCCTGATGGAAAGTTGAGCTTTGATAAACCTTCTTCTGTTTACCTCTCTGGGACACAGCATGAAGAGAACCAGCCCTGTCACCTTATCATTAACAATGACAGCATTCCGATTAAGAATCACCTCCCTCTCTATGATGAACCGAGTCAACGTTACTGCCCAGCGGGTGTTTACGAGATTGTGACCCTTGATAATGCGCCCAAGTTGCAGATAAATGCCGCCAATTGTCTCCATTGCAAAACCTGCGATATAAAAGATCCTTCGCAAAATATCACTTGGCTACCGCCAGAAGGTGGTGGCGGTCCCAATTATCAGAATATGTAACTGGTTATCGACAAAAATTCAGCACTTAGTGAAAGTGATCAAAGTTTGTATTTCTAACGTATATGAGAATATCTCTCAACTACAAACCGTGAGGAATAAGTATGATTAAACGTAGTGTTGGTACGCTTGCAGTGGTGCTTAGCGCAATCAGTTTCGGAGCTCAGGCTGGGGCAGAATGTTCTGTATCTGTTGATGCAAACGATATGATGAAGTTTTCGACGGATAGCATCAGCGTCCCTTCGAGTTGTAAGGAAGTCACTCTGACTTTAAACCATACAGGTAAGCTAGCAGCAACTTCTATGGGCCACAACGTCGTTATTGCTGACACAGCCAATGTCCAAGCGGTAGGCACAGAGGGCATGTCTGCTGGCCTAGCAAACAACTACGTCAAACCGGACGACCCAAGAGTCTACGCGTTCACCAAAATCATAGGTGGTGGTGAAAGTACGTCAGTAACGTTTAGTACAGAAAAGATGAAGCCAGGGGGTGACTACACTTTCTTCTGCTCTTTCCCCGGACACTGGGCAATCATGAAAGGCAAATTTGAGTTCAAATAACGCATTTCTCGACAAAAAAGGCACGTGAATCACGTGCCTTTTTACGTTTCAAAGCTTAACGTTACATAAATATCCCGCCATCGATTTCCAATACACGCGCATTCACGTAGTCATTCTCAAAGATAAATTTAGCGGTATTGGCAATTTCTTTGGCATCGCCCATGCGGCCTACAGGCACCATTTTTTCTAGCCTCTCACGAGCTTCTGGCTTCATTGCCCCTGTCATTGAGGTCTCAATCACACCCGGCGCAATAGCGGCTGCTCGAATACCATAACGTGCTAGCTCCTTACCCCAAGTTGCCGCTAGCGTCGCGACTGCTGCTTTCGATGCCGCATAGTTTGTTTGACCAATATTTCCCGCACGAGCAACACTGGAAATGTTGATAATGACACCTTTTCGCTTGGTATTGATCATCTGAACTGCGGCCTCTCGGCCACATAAAAACGTCCCAGTAAGATTGACATCAATCACGGAGCTAAATTGCTCCAGCGACATTTTAGTCAGCTCTCCATCTCTGACTTTAACTAGTAAACCGTCTCGCAGAATACCAGCGTTATTAATAAGTCCATCCAACTGACCAAAATCCGCGACAATGTTACTAAAGACTTGCTCCACTTCGTGTTCGTCTGTCACATTAGCTTTGTATGTTAATGCTTTGACCCCGAGCATATTGCATTGTTCTTTGGTATCCATCAGGGCTTCTTCGTTAACATCAAGCAGGGCAAGCTCAGCACCAGCCTGCGCTAATGTAATCGCCATCATCTGACCTAGGCCTTGACCTGCACCTGTAATCGCTATCACGCTCT
This DNA window, taken from Vibrio neptunius, encodes the following:
- a CDS encoding electron transfer flavoprotein-ubiquinone oxidoreductase; its protein translation is MERECMEFDVVVVGAGPAGLSTAIKLAQLSKIKQLPLSICVVEKGAEVGAHILSGAVFETRALDELFPDWKSLGAPVNNPVTHDEFIYMTTASNHIKMPAFATPKLMHNSSDNHVISLSNLCRWLGQKAEELEIEVYPGFAAASINYDQSGAVTGINTSDMGLDKAGEQKPTFEAGIELKAKYTVFAEGARGHLGKQLIDKFNLNEGRQPQHYALGLKEIWQLPEDSAIHQAGSVLHGAGWPLNESDSSGGSFLYHLENHQVVVGLIIDLNYSNPYLSPFDEFQRFKHHPAIKQYLEDGERISYGARAIAKGGFDSLPKQQFPGGLLIGCDAGTLNSGKIKGSHTAMKSGMLAAEAIFSALEASETQQEPDYQSLFESSWLYEELKQSRNFASSIHKYGAVLGGALATFEQNIWQPLFNKGVPWTISDPKADHLSMKEISQCNAIDYPKPDGKLSFDKPSSVYLSGTQHEENQPCHLIINNDSIPIKNHLPLYDEPSQRYCPAGVYEIVTLDNAPKLQINAANCLHCKTCDIKDPSQNITWLPPEGGGGPNYQNM
- the azu gene encoding azurin; this translates as MIKRSVGTLAVVLSAISFGAQAGAECSVSVDANDMMKFSTDSISVPSSCKEVTLTLNHTGKLAATSMGHNVVIADTANVQAVGTEGMSAGLANNYVKPDDPRVYAFTKIIGGGESTSVTFSTEKMKPGGDYTFFCSFPGHWAIMKGKFEFK
- a CDS encoding SDR family oxidoreductase, whose translation is MDLKQSVIAITGAGQGLGQMMAITLAQAGAELALLDVNEEALMDTKEQCNMLGVKALTYKANVTDEHEVEQVFSNIVADFGQLDGLINNAGILRDGLLVKVRDGELTKMSLEQFSSVIDVNLTGTFLCGREAAVQMINTKRKGVIINISSVARAGNIGQTNYAASKAAVATLAATWGKELARYGIRAAAIAPGVIETSMTGAMKPEARERLEKMVPVGRMGDAKEIANTAKFIFENDYVNARVLEIDGGIFM